The Populus trichocarpa isolate Nisqually-1 chromosome 2, P.trichocarpa_v4.1, whole genome shotgun sequence genome has a window encoding:
- the LOC7471745 gene encoding serine/threonine-protein kinase ZRK1: protein MERKRQRICLDKKMHKRERQRMFLDRGGELLEELIAFCNARSNPIRNFSLNQLQKAIDDYHPSHPLETLTDLEDSGFEWYEGILEQRLVFIKSFTRCTKEVYRDIVVSSQMSSHNNVLKLSGCCLEIPAGPALVFEYPENGCLERLIHDGSLTWGTRLKIAKEIANAVTYLHTAFPRPTIHRDIKPRNIFLGQNYDAKLSNFSLSISIPEGESQVEDQLAGTIFFVDPVYVQTGFVTEKTDVYSFGVLLLVLLTGRITLQERIFLIDYVKDLVEQDQVNEVVDPRIRGNRGEAIDQQLVEASIELALRCTNGSGEDRPLMIEVAKELQRIERSITAAP from the coding sequence ATGGAGAGAAAAAGGCAGAGGATATGTTTGGATAAGAAAATGCATAAGAGGGAAAGGCAGAGGATGTTCTTGGATCGTGGAGGTGAGCTATTGGAAGAGCTGATTGCTTTTTGTAATGCTAGATCCAACCCTATCAGGAACTTCTCTCTCAACCAACTCCAAAAAGCCATTGATGACTACCATCCAAGCCATCCTCTTGAAACTCTCACAGATTTAGAAGATTCAGGTTTTGAATGGTACGAAGGAATTCTTGAACAGCGCCTTGTTTTCATCAAGAGCTTTACGCGTTGCACTAAAGAGGTCTACCGTGACATCGTGGTCTCGTCGCAGATGAGCAGCCACAACAATGTTCTCAAGCTTTCAGGTTGCTGTTTGGAGATCCCAGCAGGTCCAGCTCTAGTTTTTGAATATCCAGAGAATGGATGTCTGGAAAGACTTATTCATGATGGATCATTAACTTGGGGAACCAGATTGAAAATTGCCAAGGAAATTGCAAATGCAGTGACATATCTCCACACTGCATTTCCCAGGCCAACCATCCACAGAGACATAAAGCCTCGAAATATCTTCCTCGGCCAGAATTATGATGCCAAACTCTCTAATTTCTCTCTCTCCATATCAATCCCAGAAGGGGAATCACAAGTCGAAGATCAGCTCGCAGGGACAATTTTTTTCGTGGACCCTGTTTATGTTCAAACTGGTTTTGTTACAGAGAAGACTGATGTCTACAGCTTTGGGGTGCTTCTGCTCGTTCTTCTTACTGGACGAATAACACTTCAAGAGCGAATCTTTCTGATAGATTATGTGAAAGACTTGGTTGAACAGGATCAGGTAAATGAAGTTGTGGATCCTAGGATTAGGGGAAACAGGGGAGAAGCAATTGATCAGCAACTGGTGGAAGCATCCATTGAACTAGCCTTGAGATGCACCAATGGTTCAGGAGAAGATAGGCCACTAATGATAGAAGTAGCAAAAGAACTCCAGCGAATTGAAAGATCAATCACTGCCGCTCCGTAG
- the LOC7471746 gene encoding AT-hook motif nuclear-localized protein 10, which translates to MSGSETGVMTSRDPFSVTGLQHKTEVPSQPVIQNMRLAFSADGAAVYKPITTATTTTVASPTYQPGGVEGSAVGASVSPHWINVGGSGGDPMKRKRGRPRKYGPDGTMALALASAPQSVAVTPLTSSGLSSPPAQAQVQPLVLTPSPGSDVGVAGPAVALGGSVSPTGVKKARGRPPGSSKKQQLDALGSAGIGFTPHVITVKAGEDVSSKIMSFSQHGPRAVCILSANGAISNVTLRQQATSGGTVTYEGRFEILALSGSYLPSENGGQRSRTGGLSVCLSGPDGRVLGGSVAGLLMAAAPVQVVVSSFIADGRKVSKSANHMEPSSATSKLPPTGGSTGVSSPPSRGTLSESSGGPGSPLNQSTGACNNNPQGISNMPWK; encoded by the exons ATGTCGGGGTCGGAGACAGGGGTGATGACAAGCAGAGACCCTTTTAGTGTGACAGGACTGCAACATAAAACTGAGGTACCGTCACAGCCGGTCATACAAAACATGCGTTTAGCCTTCAGTGCTGACGGTGCTGCTGTTTACAAACCGATAACCACCGCTACTACCACTACGGTGGCGTCACCTACCTATCAGCCTGGTGGGGTGGAAGGATCGGCTGTTGGGGCCTCGGTATCTCCTCACTGGATTAATGTAGGAGGGAGTGGAGGAGATccaatgaaaagaaagagaggtaGACCAAGGAAGTATGGGCCAGATGGCACTATGGCATTGGCTCTTGCGTCTGCACCTCAGTCTGTTGCTGTAACCCCACTAACAAGTTCTGGTCTCTCTTCTCCTCCAGCTCAGGCTCAGGTTCAGCCTCTTGTTCTTACTCCATCTCCTGGGTCTGATGTTGGTGTCGCTGGTCCTGCTGTTGCTCTCGGAGGATCAGTGTCGCCTACTGGGGTAAAGAAAGCCAGAGGCAGACCTCCTGGTTCTAGCAAAAAACAGCAACTTGATGCTCTCG GATCAGCTGGGATTGGATTCACGCCACATGTGATCACTGTGAAAGCTGGGGAG gATGTATCGTCGAAGATTATGTCATTTTCTCAGCATGGTCCAAGGGCTGTTTGTATCTTGTCAGCAAATGGTGCCATATCCAATGTGACTCTTCGCCAACAGGCCACATCTGGAGGAACTGTAACTTATGAG GGAAGATTTGAAATTCTGGCACTTTCTGGTTCATATCTGCCATCAGAAAATGGGGGTCAAAGGAGCAGGACTGGAGGTCTAAGCGTGTGTTTGTCTGGCCCAGATGGTCGGGTGCTAGGTGGTAGTGTGGCTGGTCTTCTAATGGCTGCAGCCCCAGTACAG GTAGTTGTGAGTAGTTTCATTGCAGATGGTCGCAAGGTATCAAAGTCAGCAAACCACATGGAACCTTCATCTGCAACATCAAAGCTTCCCCCAACTGGTGGATCGACTGGGGTGAGCAGCCCACCGTCACGTGGGACTCTCAGTGAATCGTCAGGTGGGCCTGGTAGTCCACTGAACCAGAGTACTGGAGCCTGCAATAACAACCCACAAGGCATATCAAACATGCCATGGAAATAA
- the LOC18096065 gene encoding uncharacterized protein LOC18096065 produces the protein MHLSENEGIEANTFVVTGGLGFVGSALCLELVRRGARQVRAFDLRLTSPWSDDLKNHGVRLIQGDLTRKKDVDKALRGADCVFHLASYGMSGKEMLQFGRVDEVNISGTCLVLEACLEFEIRRLVYVSTYNVVFGGKEIVNGNESLPYFPIDDHVDSYGRSKSIAEQLILKHNGRPFKKNNGKRLYTCAIRPAAIYGPGEERHFPRIVSFAKLGLLPFKIGDSNVKTDWVYVDNLVLAIILASMGLLDDIPKKGGHPVAAGQPYFISDGSPINSFEFLRPLLRSLDYDLPKAALSVSHALFLGRMFSAIYTVLYPWLNRWWLPQPLILPAEVYKVGVTHYFSFLKAKEELGYVPMVSPREGMAATISYWQERKRKALDGPNIYAWLFVVVGMISLFGVAYLPDIGPVPLLRAISLFFFRSMWVIRAVFVLSMAAHLGEGLYAWHLAKMVDPANARAWFWQTFALGFFSLRFLLKRAKS, from the exons ATGCACTTGAGCGAGAATGAAGGGATAGAGGCCAACACCTTTGTAGTCACAGGTGGATTGGGTTTCGTGGGTTCCGCCTTATGTCTGGAGCTGGTCCGTCGAGGTGCTCGCCAAGTCCGAGCCTTTGATCTCCGACTCACTTCTCCTTGGTCTGATGATCTCAAGAATCATGGGGTTCGACTCATTCAag GGGATCTTACTcgaaaaaaagatgttgataaAGCCTTACGTGGGGCCGATTGTGTTTTCCACCTTGCTTCGTATGGCATGTCGGGGAAAGAAATGCTCCAGTTTGGTCGGGTTGATGAGGTGAATATTAGTGGAACTTGTCTTGTTTTGGAGGCTTGTCTCGAGTTTGAGATCAGAAGGCTTGTTTATGTGAGCACATATAATGTTGTATTCGGTGGAAAGGAGATTGTGAATGGCAATGAAAGCTTACCTTACTTCCCTATTGATGACCATGTTGATTCGTATGGGCGGAGCAAATCGATTGCTGAACAGTTGATTTTAAAGCACAATGGCCGACCTTTTAA GAAGAACAATGGAAAACGTCTTTACACGTGTGCAATTCGTCCCGCTGCTATATATGGGCCAGGTGAAGAAAGGCATTTTCCGAGGATTGTATCCTTTGCCAAGCTAGGTCTTCTGCCTTTCAAAATTGGTGATTCAAATGTGAAGACAGACTGGGTATATGTGGATAACCTTGTGCTTGCAATAATATTGGCAAGCATGGGGCTTTTGGATGACATTCCCAAAAAAGGAGGGCATCCAGTTGCTGCTGGCCAGCCATACTTTATATCTGATG GGTCTCCAATCAACAGTTTTGAATTCCTGCGGCCTCTGCTTAGAAGCCTGGATTATGACCTACCAAAGGCTGCTTTATCTGTCTCTCATGCTCTTTTTCTGGGAAGGATGTTCTCTGCTATCTATACAGTCTTGTACCCATGGTTGAATCGGTGGTGGCTTCCTCAACCACTCATCCTTCCTGCTGAAGTATACAAG GTTGGCGTGACCCACTACTTCTCATTCCTAAAAGCCAAGGAGGAGCTTGGCTATGTTCCAATGGTTAGTCCTCGGGAGGGCATGGCTGCAACTATCTCATACTGgcaggaaaggaaaaggaaagcttTGGATGGTCCTAACATATATGCATGGCTCTTTGTTGTGGTTGGAATGATTTCATTGTTCGGTGTTGCTTACTTGCCAGACATAGGACCAGTGCCGCTTTTAAGAGCTAtatcccttttcttctttcggTCTATGTGGGTGATAAGGgcagtttttgttttatctatGGCAGCACATCTTGGCGAGGGTCTATATGCATGGCATCTGGCAAAAATGGTGGATCCTGCAAATGCAAGAGCATGGTTTTGGCAGACATTTGCGCTCGGGTTCTTTTCATTGCGTTTTCTGTTGAAGAGAGCCAAGAGTTAA
- the LOC7471748 gene encoding heavy metal-associated isoprenylated plant protein 28 has protein sequence METVELKVEMVGIHEKRLRKCLSKLKGIEKVEVDVNSQKVVVTGYAHRNKILKAIRRGGLKADFWSPQNELLSVYASASYGSLGFNNVNFF, from the exons ATGGAG ACTGTTGAGTTGAAGGTGGAGATGGTTGGCATACACGAGAAAAGACTGAGGAAATGCCTGTCAAAATTGAAAG gGATAGAGAAAGTGGAAGTGGATGTTAATAGTCAGAAAGTGGTGGTCACAGGATATGCACATAGGAACAAAATACTTAAAGCCATCAGAAGAGGAGGTCTTAAAGCTGATTTCTGGTCTCCCCAAAACGAGCTTCTCAGTGTTTATGCCAGTGCAAGTTATGGAAGCTTGGGATTCAACAACGTCAACTTCTTCTAA
- the LOC7474551 gene encoding increased DNA methylation 3 isoform X1, whose translation MDVKEKNAPFTGFVNAPSDDQHFLLNFIMSTFLGPDLYSDNPRCSAAHRLAKGLPPYTSNNLGDSFLRISQLENLYYYVLRNAHPSLVLNPITLCLYLKGKLHLSGSEPLEDCRLFTSFFPLSIHGHKKDSASQEIVKGIVLIEKPDTSYMKEDLEKFKWLSGVDSLKIDTKKCLSYEHESQKGGEETEQFRMPKSDEKTAGTISSRNEKPPAMFQHKYKRRRRCSLSVSEFHCGVSHPQGHSEESNTFGRSCKLDGPTTMPRVAFPKFKDYFTDKSVILTGTARRELTGPPIGIVDIGISKAAYFFQVALPGVRSDSCEFSCEIESGGKVHIQGSTSGGKIIKKRSRVFHMKSQQMCPPGPFTVSFNLPGPVDPRLVSPKFRTDGIFEAVVIKQK comes from the exons ATGGATGTCAAAGAGAAGAATGCTCCTTTTACAGGATTCGTCAATGCACCATCTGATGACCAGCATTTCTTGCTCAACTTCATCATGAGTACTTTCTTGGGTCCTGATTTGTACTCTGATAACCCAAGATGCTCAGCAGCTCATAGATTAGCTAAAGGGTTACCACCATACACTTCAAACAACCTTGGTGACTCGTTTCTCCGCATTTCTCAATTGGAGAACTTGTATTACTATGTCCTAAGGAATGCTCATCCTAGCCTGGTTTTGAATCCAATTACGCTGTGTTTGTATCTTAAAGGCAAGTTGCATTTGTCGGGCTCAGAGCCACTAGAGGATTGTAGGCTATTCACAAGTTTTTTCCCTTTAAGTATTCATGGCCATAAAAAGGACTCGGCAAGCCAGGAAATTGTGAAGGGGATTGTACTTATTGAGAAGCCAGATACATCTTACATGAAAGAGGACCTAGAAAAGTTCAAATGGTTATCTGGCGTGGATAGTTTGAAGATTGATACGAAGAAATGCCTAAGTTATGAGCATGAATCCCAGAAAGGTGGAGAAGAAACTGAACAATTTCGCATGCCAAAGAGTGACGAGAAAACTGCTGGCACTATTTCATCAAGAAATGAGAAACCACCAGCAATGTTTCAACATAAATACAAAAGGCGTCGCCGTTGCAGTCTTTCAGTGTCAGAATTTCACTGTGGTGTTTCTCATCCACAAGGGCATAGTGAAGAAAGCAACACTTTTGGGAGGAGCTGCAAATTGGATGGGCCCACTACAATGCCTCGTGTTGCTTTTCCTAAATTCAAAGATTATTTCACTGATAAGTCTGTCATTTTGACTGGTACAGCAAGAAGGGAGTTAACTGGACCCCCAATCGGAATTGTTGACATAGGCATTAGCAAAGCTGCATACTTTTTCCAAGTTGCTCTTCCTGGTGTGCGTAGTGATTCTT GTGAATTCAGTTGTGAGATTGAATCTGGTGGAAAGGTTCATATCCAAGGGTCAACAAGCGGTGGAAAGATCATAAAGAAACGGTCACGTGTTTTCCATATGAAATCTCAGCAAATGTGCCCACCTGGACCATTCACAGTTTCTTTTAATCTTCCAGGACCTGTCGATCCAAGGCTGGTTTCACCCAAGTTCAGAACTGATGGCATTTTTGAGGCAGTTGTCATAAAGCAAAAGTAA
- the LOC7474551 gene encoding increased DNA methylation 3 isoform X2: MDVKEKNAPFTGFVNAPSDDQHFLLNFIMSTFLGPDLYSDNPRCSAAHRLAKGLPPYTSNNLGDSFLRISQLENLYYYVLRNAHPSLVLNPITLCLYLKGKLHLSGSEPLEDCRLFTSFFPLSIHGHKKDSASQEIVKGIVLIEKPDTSYMKEDLEKFKWLSGVDSLKIDTKKCLSYEHESQKGGEETEQFRMPKSDEKTAGTISSRNEKPPAMFQHKYKRRRRCSLSVSEFHCGVSHPQGHSEESNTFGRSCKLDGPTTMPRVAFPKFKDYFTDKSVILTGTARRELTGPPIGIVDIGISKAAYFFQVALPGVRSDSFVRLNLVERFISKGQQAVERS; encoded by the exons ATGGATGTCAAAGAGAAGAATGCTCCTTTTACAGGATTCGTCAATGCACCATCTGATGACCAGCATTTCTTGCTCAACTTCATCATGAGTACTTTCTTGGGTCCTGATTTGTACTCTGATAACCCAAGATGCTCAGCAGCTCATAGATTAGCTAAAGGGTTACCACCATACACTTCAAACAACCTTGGTGACTCGTTTCTCCGCATTTCTCAATTGGAGAACTTGTATTACTATGTCCTAAGGAATGCTCATCCTAGCCTGGTTTTGAATCCAATTACGCTGTGTTTGTATCTTAAAGGCAAGTTGCATTTGTCGGGCTCAGAGCCACTAGAGGATTGTAGGCTATTCACAAGTTTTTTCCCTTTAAGTATTCATGGCCATAAAAAGGACTCGGCAAGCCAGGAAATTGTGAAGGGGATTGTACTTATTGAGAAGCCAGATACATCTTACATGAAAGAGGACCTAGAAAAGTTCAAATGGTTATCTGGCGTGGATAGTTTGAAGATTGATACGAAGAAATGCCTAAGTTATGAGCATGAATCCCAGAAAGGTGGAGAAGAAACTGAACAATTTCGCATGCCAAAGAGTGACGAGAAAACTGCTGGCACTATTTCATCAAGAAATGAGAAACCACCAGCAATGTTTCAACATAAATACAAAAGGCGTCGCCGTTGCAGTCTTTCAGTGTCAGAATTTCACTGTGGTGTTTCTCATCCACAAGGGCATAGTGAAGAAAGCAACACTTTTGGGAGGAGCTGCAAATTGGATGGGCCCACTACAATGCCTCGTGTTGCTTTTCCTAAATTCAAAGATTATTTCACTGATAAGTCTGTCATTTTGACTGGTACAGCAAGAAGGGAGTTAACTGGACCCCCAATCGGAATTGTTGACATAGGCATTAGCAAAGCTGCATACTTTTTCCAAGTTGCTCTTCCTGGTGTGCGTAGTGATTCTT TTGTGAGATTGAATCTGGTGGAAAGGTTCATATCCAAGGGTCAACAAGCGGTGGAAAGATCATAA
- the LOC7474552 gene encoding probable inorganic phosphate transporter 1-9, producing the protein MALKVLSALDAAKIQYYHFKAIIIAGMGLFTDAYDLFCIPPIMKLLGRVYYEDKPGQDKYQIPRIVLATMLGTALLGTVIGQLVFGRLGDRMGRRHVYGISLILMVFSSIGCGFSFCRTKTCVLVSLGIFRFFLGLGIGGDYPLSATIMSEFANKKTRGAFVAALFSMQGLGILASSMVTMVVSKIFEAAASKNLSGNHTPEDADIVWRLILILGAVPAGLTYYWRMMMPETARYTALVENNVLQATKDMEKVLDVSISRIAEDDLIYLQQDPPSYSLLSKQFFRRHGVDLFSCATTWLLLDIAFYSSSLFQSQIYKMHLDLKNTNVYEETFKVAVFQAMVALVAAIPGYWFTVYFIDRIGRRKIQMMGFLCMGIVYFALGIPYQYWGEHKNKGFLFLYGLTFFFANFGPNTTTFIVPAELFPARFRSTCHGISGAVGKVGAFFGTLGFLWASNHNGPDDLPRIGPMRIALVSLGVICLFGMAVTYLFTRETNGRSLEENENEDENTELCLFRCHMDADRHPNTSVPQ; encoded by the exons ATGGCATTAAAAGTACTGTCTGCCCTTGATGCGGCAAAAATACAGTATTATCACTTCAAAGCCATAATTATTGCAGGCATGGGCCTCTTCACTGATGCCTATGATCTCTTTTGTATCCCTCCAATCATGAAACTTCTTGGCCGTGTATACTACGAGGACAAACCTGGTCAAGACAAATACCAAATCCCACGAATTGTTCTTGCTACCATGTTAGGCACAGCCCTGCTGGGTACAGTGATTGGTCAACTAGTCTTTGGTAGACTTGGTGACCGAATGGGAAGGCGCCACGTATACGGTATCTCATTGATTCTCATGGTTTTCAGCTCCATTGGGTGCGGTTTCTCCTTCTGCCGGACCAAAACCTGTGTTCTTGTCAGTTTGGGGATTTTCAGGTTTTTTCTGGGACTTGGGATTGGTGGAGACTACCCTCTGTCGGCTACAATCATGTCTGAATTTGCTAATAAGAAGACACGTGGAGCTTTCGTAGCAGCTTTGTTTTCTATGCAAGGGCTTGGGATTCTGGCTAGTTCCATGGTGACTATGGTGGTATCAAAGATTTTTGAGGCTGCTGCTTCCAAGAATTTGTCAGGGAATCATACACCAGAAGACGCTGACATTGTTTGGAGGTTGATTCTGATACTCGGTGCCGTCCCGGCTGGACTCACATATTATTGGCGCATGATGATGCCTGAAACAGCCAG GTACACAGCTCTGGTGGAGAATAATGTCCTGCAAGCAACCAAGGACATGGAGAAGGTCTTAGATGTTTCAATCAGCCGAATAGCCGAAGATGATCTCATATATCTGCAACAAGATCCACCGTCTTATTCCCTACTCTCCAAGCAGTTCTTCCGTCGCCACGGTGTTGATCTCTTCTCCTGTGCCACCACGTGGTTGCTTCTTGACATTGCTTTTTACAGTAGCAGCCTCTTCCAGTCCCAAATTTACAAGATGCATCTTGACTTGAAAAACACCAACGTTTATGAAGAAACTTTCAAAGTTGCTGTCTTCCAAGCCATGGTAGCACTTGTTGCTGCAATTCCAGGGTATTGGTTCACTGTCTATTTCATTGATCGTATTGgtagaagaaaaatccaaatgaTGGGATTTCTCTGCATGGGTATAGTTTATTTTGCATTAGGAATCCCATACCAGTATTGGGGCGAACACAAAAATAAAGGCTTCCTATTCCTTTATGGTCTAACTTTCTTCTTTGCAAATTTTGGACCCAACACCACGACTTTTATTGTGCCGGCTGAGCTTTTTCCGGCGAGATTTAGATCAACTTGCCATGGAATTTCTGGGGCAGTGGGGAAGGTAGGTGCTTTCTTTGGGACTCTTGGGTTCTTGTGGGCTTCAAACCATAATGGCCCAGATGATCTTCCAAGAATCGGACCAATGAGAATTGCTCTAGTAAGTTTGGGTGTGATTTGTCTCTTTGGAATGGCTGTGACATACTTGTTCACGCGAGAAACTAATGGGAGATCATTAGAGGAGAATGAGAATGAGGACGAAAATACAGAGCTGTGCTTGTTCAGATGTCATATGGATGCTGATCGCCACCCAAATACATCTGTTCCTCAATAG